From the Argentina anserina chromosome 3, drPotAnse1.1, whole genome shotgun sequence genome, the window TGCAAGCTGGTGAAGGATGATACTCCGAAATTTCAAGTCAGAAAGACCGGCCGAAGGCCATATTCTAATAGTGTTAGGGCATTGGACTCCGTGTTTGCAACACTCTCCTTTAAGTCAGGTACATACGTCGTGAAAATTCGACAATGCAGTACAGCGTCAATACGTATGAAGCATCTATACATATTCATGGAGTTTACGTAGTTAAATGTTTCATTTTTAAAGTTTGTAAAGCATGCTTCAATATATATGTGCAGGTAGTAGCAGGTGCAGATATTTACGCAATGAGATACTCAAGGTCGGAAGTGCAAAACAAATCGCTCGGCTTTTTACGTTGAATGAGCTTGATGCTGCAACTAATGGCTTCAACCCTGCTTGTTTGCTTGGGGAAGGAGGATTTGGGAAAGTGTACAAAGGGTACATAGATAGCACCAAACAGGTTTCTCTCTAGCTCGCTCGTAAACAATGTGTAGGGATTGCACATTATCAAATCGTTTTGTTGATTCATTCTGTTTCAGGTTGTGGCGGTTAAGAAACTCGACAGGAAAGGATTGCAAGGAAATAGAGAGTTCTGTGCTGAAGTTGTCATGTTGAGTCTGGTTCGACACCCAAACCTTGTCAATCTAGTAGGGTACTGCACCGAAGGAGAACACAGACTTTTGGTGTATGAATATATGTCCAATGGATCTTTGGAGAATCACCTTCTAGGTATGCAcacaagttatgtttttgaTAATCGCTATAATGAGTTAATGACATCATATATTGGGAATGTATCTGAGTTATCACTTGTTCTTTCTGTTTTAGACCCAAGTCCAAATCAGCAGCCTCTTGATTGGTACACTAGGATGAGAATAGCTGAAGGAGCAGCTAAAGGACTTGAGTACCTGCATGATGTTGCCAAACCGGCAGTGATTTATCGCGATTTTAAAGCATCAAACATATTGTTGGATAACCAATTCACTCCGAGACTGTCTGATTTTGGACTTGCTAAGTTAGGTCCAACCGGAGACAAGTCCCATGTGTCTACAAGGGTGATGGGAACTTATGGCTATTGTGCACCAGAGTATGCTTGCACAGGAAAGCTCACAAAAATGTCTGATGTCTACAGTTTTGGGGTTGTCTTTCTTGAGTTAATCACAGGACGAAGAGCTTTCGATGATGAAAAACCAGAGGAAGAGCAGATCCTAGTCAGTTGGGTATGTTACCGGCCAGTCAAGCATTACCAAAGCCTGTTTTATTTATATGTTCAGTGTCAAATATAGCCCTTTTGTATTGAATTATTGACTCACTTTGAACTTTCTGATTTAGGCACAACCGCTGTTGAGGGATAGAAGCAAATTTGCATTAATAGCTGATCCGTTGCTTAAGGCGAACTATCCGCTTAAGGGTTTGCATCAAGCTCTTGCAATTGCAGCAATGTGTCTTAATGAGGAAGCTGATTGCCGACCTACCATGTCTGATGTTGTACTTGCTCTCGAGCATTTATCCAAGCCAAGAGATGAAGTTGTCTTTGATGATGAATCAAAACACAGCAGCCATGGTCAGGTGACCAATGTCCAATCTCTAAAACGAAGGAGTTTTAAAGCAGAGCTAGATCTATAGCATTGGCATTCAGTAGGGTGCAAGCGGAAGAAGTTGCACTGCAGATTCTAGCACAATCCGGTTTTCATTGCATAGAGCGAATCGTATTGTTTGTATTTTCTGTTACTATTCTACACATATCTTGTCGATTGACAGAAATGAATATCTAGTTTGTAATATAGTTTGCTGTCAGTACATTGGATTGAGGTTATAAACTTGGTATTACATTTATAGCAGCTcactttttttgtttctcttttagATCAATCTACAAACCTATTGATCTACCTCATTTAGAAATTTACCTTTTTTGCTGCTTAAATGGCTTGTACTTCTCTTTGATACGACACATCTATAGCAACCTCAACAATACAGTAACATAATTACATGATGGAACCCTGAAAAGCTATATGGTCCATTGGTATAGACCAAAAATGGAAGAGAAAGCTAAGAAAAAGTAGAAAAACACTAAATGTTCAAGGTGTTAATATCATCCTTGAGGTTCATGTAATTGAACCCAGGAGTGCCATTCAGCCGATTGCTTTCGACAACTTCAGCTGCAGAACATACGCTTGATAAGAACCCTCTGCTGCTTCCAGCTCTTTGCCTCTTCCATTTCCATGTCATCCTTAAGAACCAGAAACTAGGCTTGCTAGAATTACAATTCCTGGGACTCATCTCCACCATTTTTCCCCGAGGCTTCACTGAGCTTCCACGCCGGTCAAGCTCAACCTTGCCAAAGTACTCAATCTCCCTCCTCACAAGAGATCCCATGGTGCCTCGCGTGCCTATTGCAACCGGAGCTGCTGCAGCCATTGTTTGAGTCTCGGAAAATTTTGCTTCTGTGTTGCTGGCTTTATACTCCAAGTTTAGGTGCAAAGTCAATGAGTGATGTACACAAAAAACTTGTGGATGAAGAAAGTGGTGGCCCTAAAGGTCTTTTCTTCAGGGAAGGAAGAAGGATTGCTTTGGATTTGAAGCATCAGTGCTTTGTTATTTATAAATCTCTTGatgtattgtttttttttgggtgaaGTGGACACCATCAGATTATGCATCATTCGGGCTTCTGGTAGGAGATGGATCACCATCATATTATCCTGGTGTTTGCAATAAAACCATGCATAATCTGCGGATCGAATTTTTAACCTTTTTGATTGATGAGGATCTTTCTACAGATCTTAAGCTTCTACACCCGAGTTCATCATCACGGTAGGGTCTGAACAAGGTTCACTTCTCTATATTCACCGACAGACACGAATTTTCGGATTTTTTTACACTATTCAGCAATCTTTCTTAgggtaaaagaaaaaacagaggTGATGATTTTCACCCTCTTGATTGAGTGCTTTGTATTCTTCATTGCCTTTCTCTACCTTTCACTAATTGTTTTTCTGTGTAAGATGTGGCATGATGCAAATTCCAAAATAGGGATCACTTTTCTATATAAATTAGGCTTTTTCATTTTCCATGAGCCTCAGTTCAATAAGATATGAGTGGAGCTGGAAAGTGAAGGAAATGTAATTGATTGAACTCACAAAGTGCAGCGACTAAAATCATTTCTTTCATTTGGTAATGGAATTGAAGATTTCCTGTGAAGGCTGTGATTTAGTAGTTCACTTTTCCCAGTAACGGTGGTCGGTCCGATTTAGTTTATCTGAAAGCTAAGTTGGTTTTATTGAAGTGTCATCTACGAGGCCACCATTTGCGTTCTAACGCACTGCTTAAAGTTGAAGGCCATGATCCATATTCATCATTCTGACTGAGACAATTCTGATAGAAAATGAACCATACAAAGCACTGAGATTGTGCTTGGATTAGGTACGTTTACCGTGACTCCACCAAAACATCTATAAAACCTGCAACTAGTCTTAAAAGAGTGCTGAAGAAATGAAAACTTTGGCAAAATAGCTGATCAGAAAGAAgggaaaatgagaaaattcatGCCGATATACAAAATAAATTCATACACCCTACTTGCTTATCTAACAAGTAAACAACAACATTTATATTCTCTTATGTAAGCCTCAAAATTGGAAGTTACCTcttattttcttaatatcCCAGACCTCatctatgttcttattatTCCCTTTCCTGTATAtcctaccttttttttttttgaacatTGCTTTAACGTATGAAATGTAGTTTACAATCTACTGTATATTGGGAAGATGGCAAGTATACCTCAACTTCCGATGTGAGGCAAGAGCATGTCGTAATGCACCATCCACACTCGCACCCTCTTGAAACAGTGAGTCATACAAATGGCAGACGAATTGGGACAcatcttcctcatcatcatccccAAAGCTGATAGAGCGGTTTTCATTTTCACTATCTTCCCAATCACTCACTGGACTTTCAGGTTCAGCCACCCCATCTTCAAGTTCATCTTcagcctcctcctcctcaccaATCTCAAACTTTTCAAGAACACTGAAATCAGTAGACCCGAATGTTAAATGTGTTTCTTGGGGCTGTATTGATGAAGATATAACTGCTTTGGCTCCAGAGTCTAAAAATGCTTTGATCAAAGTTGGTGTAGGCCCATTTGTCCCTGTACAAATAATTATCCTGTCTCTCCAA encodes:
- the LOC126786322 gene encoding uncharacterized protein LOC126786322, with translation MAAAAPVAIGTRGTMGSLVRREIEYFGKVELDRRGSSVKPRGKMVEMSPRNCNSSKPSFWFLRMTWKWKRQRAGSSRGFLSSVCSAAEVVESNRLNGTPGFNYMNLKDDINTLNI
- the LOC126789498 gene encoding probable serine/threonine-protein kinase PBL23; the encoded protein is MNCFSCCKLVKDDTPKFQVRKTGRRPYSNSVRALDSVFATLSFKSGSSRCRYLRNEILKVGSAKQIARLFTLNELDAATNGFNPACLLGEGGFGKVYKGYIDSTKQVVAVKKLDRKGLQGNREFCAEVVMLSLVRHPNLVNLVGYCTEGEHRLLVYEYMSNGSLENHLLDPSPNQQPLDWYTRMRIAEGAAKGLEYLHDVAKPAVIYRDFKASNILLDNQFTPRLSDFGLAKLGPTGDKSHVSTRVMGTYGYCAPEYACTGKLTKMSDVYSFGVVFLELITGRRAFDDEKPEEEQILVSWAQPLLRDRSKFALIADPLLKANYPLKGLHQALAIAAMCLNEEADCRPTMSDVVLALEHLSKPRDEVVFDDESKHSSHGQVTNVQSLKRRSFKAELDL